One region of Lactobacillus johnsonii genomic DNA includes:
- the udk gene encoding uridine kinase, giving the protein MQSKRPIIIGIAGGSGSGKTTIAHEIYDQLQQDDHILIMTQDSYYKNNDNLSMADRKKINYDHPDAFDMPLLVEQLRQLMDYKAVEMPVYDFTAHTRSEKTIHTEPADIIILEGILVLGEENLRDLMSIKVFVDTDDDIRFIRRLERDTQERGRSVESVINQYLATVKPMYNQFIEPTKRYADIIVPEGGENDVAIDMLTTKIRSVLSTVK; this is encoded by the coding sequence GTGCAAAGTAAACGCCCTATTATCATTGGAATTGCTGGTGGTTCTGGTAGTGGTAAAACAACCATCGCCCATGAAATTTATGACCAATTACAACAAGACGACCATATCTTAATTATGACGCAAGATTCTTACTACAAGAACAACGACAACTTATCAATGGCAGACCGTAAAAAAATCAACTACGACCATCCTGATGCCTTTGACATGCCACTTCTTGTTGAACAATTACGTCAATTAATGGACTATAAGGCAGTTGAAATGCCAGTTTATGACTTTACCGCTCATACAAGAAGTGAAAAGACAATTCACACTGAACCAGCCGATATTATTATCTTAGAGGGTATCCTAGTTTTAGGCGAAGAAAATTTACGTGATTTAATGAGTATTAAAGTCTTTGTAGATACTGATGATGATATTCGTTTTATCAGAAGATTAGAGCGTGATACACAAGAACGTGGACGTTCTGTAGAATCAGTAATTAATCAATACTTAGCAACGGTTAAGCCCATGTATAATCAATTCATTGAACCAACTAAGCGTTATGCTGATATCATTGTTCCAGAAGGTGGAGAAAATGATGTTGCTATCGATATGCTTACTACGAAGATTCGTTCAGTTTTAAGTACAGTCAAATAA
- a CDS encoding lactacin F inducer peptide precursor: MKEIKKENIVKKVILTEEEMSEVTGGARVNAFAGGGKISKNIFYWTRNIWK; encoded by the coding sequence ATGAAAGAAATTAAAAAAGAAAATATTGTTAAGAAAGTTATTTTAACTGAAGAGGAAATGAGTGAAGTTACTGGTGGAGCTAGAGTAAATGCCTTTGCTGGTGGTGGAAAAATTAGTAAAAATATATTTTACTGGACGCGTAATATTTGGAAATAA
- a CDS encoding sensor histidine kinase, with product MSLGAVVLLLPILCVGVIELATFLEILFFVFYFRKSKEKDVAIGSILIVGVVDSIVDILASILAELLFIEDAIYLNLLVQIIVLIFTVFIIEIFHKYFYSDLISENHKVFIGLLFYLYVSTTLTIIFYRQTRKVTSLSIFFTIFVLIQVVFAVATYGELINIQKHLLKKSQQDKLIKEQKQLQEYTRYLEESEDELRAFRHDYRNMFNSLKISAQEGDTKELIQKLDEYTKTNLNAKSFEKYRDVNHIKIKSLKSIIIAKLTEMYGSKIPYNFECRDDITKIPNNINGLDLVRIIGISCDNAIEESKALLKQNKKAHIEIMISSNEDGEFEYEIQNKRRDSEISLKQIQQRGYSTKKSHSGMGLANINSIKNKYENMTISYEVPKGYFDFYLVIEPEELINS from the coding sequence TTGAGTCTAGGTGCAGTGGTACTATTACTTCCCATTTTATGTGTGGGAGTTATCGAACTAGCTACTTTTTTAGAAATTTTATTTTTTGTATTTTATTTTAGAAAAAGTAAAGAAAAGGATGTGGCTATTGGATCAATTCTAATTGTGGGAGTTGTAGATTCCATCGTAGATATATTAGCCAGTATCTTAGCGGAGCTTTTGTTCATTGAGGATGCAATTTATCTCAATTTATTAGTCCAAATTATCGTTTTAATTTTTACTGTCTTTATAATTGAAATATTTCATAAATATTTTTACTCAGATTTAATAAGTGAGAATCACAAGGTGTTTATTGGACTTCTGTTCTACTTGTATGTCTCCACCACTTTAACAATAATTTTTTACAGGCAAACTAGAAAGGTTACATCGTTAAGCATATTTTTTACAATTTTTGTATTAATACAAGTAGTCTTTGCAGTAGCCACTTACGGGGAACTAATAAATATTCAAAAACATCTTTTGAAAAAGTCCCAACAAGACAAACTAATAAAAGAGCAAAAACAACTTCAAGAATACACGCGATACTTAGAAGAGAGCGAAGATGAACTGCGTGCTTTTCGCCATGATTATCGAAATATGTTTAATTCATTAAAAATCAGTGCACAAGAGGGAGATACGAAGGAACTAATTCAAAAACTAGACGAATATACTAAGACTAATTTAAATGCCAAATCATTTGAAAAGTATAGAGATGTTAATCATATTAAAATAAAATCTTTGAAAAGCATTATTATTGCTAAGTTAACAGAAATGTATGGATCAAAAATCCCATATAATTTCGAATGTAGAGATGATATTACTAAAATCCCTAACAATATTAATGGATTGGATTTAGTTAGAATTATTGGCATCAGTTGTGATAATGCAATTGAAGAAAGTAAAGCATTATTGAAGCAGAATAAAAAAGCTCATATTGAAATTATGATTAGTTCAAATGAGGATGGCGAATTTGAATATGAAATTCAGAATAAAAGAAGAGATTCAGAAATTTCACTTAAACAAATCCAGCAACGTGGTTATTCAACGAAGAAAAGTCATTCTGGCATGGGTTTAGCCAATATCAATAGTATTAAGAATAAATATGAAAATATGACAATCTCTTATGAAGTGCCGAAGGGATACTTTGATTTCTATCTCGTAATTGAACCAGAGGAGCTAATTAACAGTTAA
- a CDS encoding RNA-guided endonuclease InsQ/TnpB family protein, translating into MIKTQVVKLKVNKTMQKHLDNLCDYRRYCWNKGLETWQLMYEAHTLNRKDNPSPNERRVRDELVAKKEDWQYELSARCLQLVVKDLANAWKNFFDKAQSDWGKPSFKSKKAPRQSFKTDRAKIVNGKLRLDKPRSVSKEDWFDLSSYGALKMSEVKVVSIFKEKNAYYAALPYEEKIEYKSKTHQKTAVDVNVGHFNYTDGQINVLPVKLQKLYKRIKHYQRMLVRKREINGKSAIKSNNYSAVRTKLQRDYRKVANIQNDLLQKFTTKLVDNYDQIVIEDLAVKDMMMTHVASKGMQRSLFSKFRQILTYKCDWYGKELILADKTYPSTQRCAKCGYVKTGDEKITLQGNQKHGTKHNEYICYKCDYSNDRDENAVLNLLALAR; encoded by the coding sequence ATGATTAAAACACAAGTAGTTAAGCTAAAAGTTAATAAAACAATGCAAAAGCATCTTGATAATTTGTGCGACTATCGTAGGTATTGCTGGAACAAAGGATTAGAAACTTGGCAATTAATGTATGAAGCTCATACATTAAATAGAAAAGATAATCCTAGCCCTAATGAACGCAGGGTCCGTGATGAATTAGTAGCTAAGAAAGAAGATTGGCAGTATGAATTATCTGCACGTTGTCTTCAATTAGTGGTTAAAGATTTGGCTAATGCTTGGAAGAACTTCTTTGATAAGGCTCAATCTGATTGGGGTAAGCCTAGTTTCAAATCAAAGAAAGCCCCTAGACAAAGCTTTAAAACTGATCGAGCTAAGATTGTTAATGGCAAGCTTCGACTTGATAAACCTAGAAGTGTCTCAAAAGAAGATTGGTTTGATTTGTCTAGTTATGGGGCCTTAAAGATGAGTGAAGTTAAAGTAGTAAGTATCTTCAAAGAAAAAAACGCTTATTATGCGGCTCTTCCCTATGAAGAAAAGATTGAATATAAATCTAAAACTCATCAAAAGACAGCAGTTGATGTCAATGTCGGTCACTTTAATTACACAGATGGACAAATCAATGTTTTGCCTGTTAAACTGCAAAAACTATATAAACGTATCAAGCATTATCAAAGGATGCTAGTCCGTAAAAGAGAAATTAATGGGAAATCAGCTATTAAATCAAATAATTACTCTGCAGTGAGAACCAAACTGCAAAGAGATTATCGCAAGGTAGCTAATATTCAAAATGATCTTTTACAGAAGTTTACTACTAAGCTTGTAGATAATTACGACCAAATCGTAATTGAAGACTTAGCAGTCAAAGACATGATGATGACGCACGTAGCTTCAAAAGGTATGCAGAGGTCTTTATTTAGTAAGTTTAGACAGATATTAACTTATAAGTGTGATTGGTATGGCAAAGAATTAATCTTAGCTGATAAAACATATCCATCAACACAAAGATGCGCTAAATGCGGATACGTCAAAACGGGTGATGAAAAAATTACTTTGCAAGGCAATCAAAAGCATGGCACCAAACATAATGAGTATATCTGTTATAAGTGTGATTACAGTAATGATCGAGATGAAAATGCAGTTTTAAACCTTTTAGCTTTAGCAAGATAA
- a CDS encoding LytR/AlgR family response regulator transcription factor: MKYPVIICDDDKTLANNLVNNVKYAAQNLVEDNTAYENVEISVEQVATTFEQVVSYVVAKDIQNAIYFLDIELSQNSEAKNGVDLAEFIKKQDPNAQIIFVTAYDKYAPLTYRRRIGAIDYINKALDQNDMMKRLEETITGAIQSINNLTKSGRKELVYKVGRRINKVEDTNIYYLENSPTQHKVTLITETGSAEFRSNISKISDENDFLVKISQSCVVNPNNIDSIDFSKKTITFPNGDEVIFARSFKKHVKNLLNKYPEINVK; this comes from the coding sequence TTGAAATATCCAGTAATTATTTGTGATGACGATAAAACACTAGCAAATAATTTAGTAAATAATGTGAAATACGCAGCTCAGAATTTAGTTGAAGACAATACAGCTTATGAAAATGTGGAGATTAGTGTAGAGCAAGTTGCCACTACCTTTGAGCAAGTCGTAAGTTATGTAGTGGCTAAGGATATTCAAAATGCAATTTACTTCTTAGATATTGAATTAAGTCAAAATTCTGAAGCTAAGAATGGAGTAGATTTAGCAGAATTCATCAAAAAACAAGATCCGAATGCTCAGATTATTTTTGTTACTGCTTATGATAAGTACGCCCCCTTAACTTATCGAAGACGAATTGGTGCAATTGACTATATTAATAAAGCACTAGACCAAAATGATATGATGAAGCGTCTAGAAGAAACAATTACTGGGGCGATTCAAAGTATTAACAATCTTACAAAGTCTGGAAGAAAAGAGCTTGTTTATAAAGTAGGCCGCAGGATAAATAAGGTAGAAGATACTAATATCTATTATCTTGAAAATAGCCCTACACAGCATAAAGTCACTCTAATAACTGAAACTGGTTCAGCTGAATTTAGAAGCAATATTTCAAAAATTAGTGATGAAAATGACTTTCTTGTTAAAATATCTCAATCTTGCGTAGTTAATCCAAATAATATTGATAGCATTGATTTTTCGAAAAAGACCATAACATTTCCTAATGGGGATGAAGTAATATTTGCTCGTAGCTTCAAAAAACATGTCAAGAATTTACTAAATAAATATCCGGAAATTAACGTTAAATAA